From a region of the Candidatus Brocadia sp. genome:
- a CDS encoding SoxR reducing system RseC family protein, which produces MRGKIISISYDVAEVCIIREKTACENCAACSNKIGVHDMIKVAAIQGLQVGQEVLLRETRNWFTKNKIVFALLAFVFGMIVTEAMSTIVSFGIYRTEIDLLVGGLMTIIMVMVLWIKRPRYFFTIELTERGKDSL; this is translated from the coding sequence ATGCGAGGGAAAATTATATCCATTTCTTATGACGTTGCAGAAGTGTGTATTATCAGAGAAAAAACGGCATGTGAAAATTGCGCTGCCTGTTCGAACAAGATAGGTGTCCATGATATGATAAAAGTGGCTGCAATACAGGGGCTTCAGGTTGGACAGGAGGTTTTATTGCGTGAAACCAGGAATTGGTTTACAAAAAATAAAATCGTGTTTGCGCTGCTTGCCTTCGTGTTTGGAATGATAGTAACCGAGGCAATGTCGACGATCGTATCATTCGGCATTTATCGCACAGAGATTGATTTGCTTGTTGGTGGCTTGATGACAATAATAATGGTGATGGTATTGTGGATCAAGCGTCCACGATATTTTTTTACGATAGAGTTGACAGAAAGGGGAAAGGATTCGCTATGA
- a CDS encoding metal-dependent transcriptional regulator, with protein MTEPCQEEILELIWTIDEEIGKVERDSLIKKINLPSAEQLLNTLIHENYVTISDSKVALTKKGLADARLVIRRHRLAERLLNDVLDVKEDAMDSSACKFEHILDEEVTTSICTLLGHPVSCPHGKAIPPGECCAKANKEIRPIVMPLSDLKSGDEAKIAYIVTKFHGRLDRLSSMGLLPGVQIHLHQRQPTYVIQMGETQIALDTAIARDIYVRLV; from the coding sequence ATGACCGAGCCTTGTCAAGAGGAAATTCTGGAGTTAATATGGACCATAGATGAAGAGATCGGAAAGGTCGAAAGAGATTCATTAATAAAAAAGATAAACCTTCCTTCAGCAGAACAGCTATTAAATACTCTGATTCACGAAAACTATGTGACCATATCAGATAGTAAGGTAGCGCTTACCAAGAAAGGCCTGGCTGATGCGCGACTCGTCATCAGAAGACACCGTCTTGCTGAAAGACTGTTAAACGACGTTTTAGATGTAAAAGAAGATGCCATGGATTCCAGTGCATGCAAGTTTGAACATATTCTGGATGAGGAAGTCACAACGAGTATATGCACTTTATTAGGACATCCGGTAAGTTGTCCTCACGGGAAAGCAATTCCGCCCGGGGAATGTTGTGCGAAAGCGAACAAAGAGATACGGCCAATTGTAATGCCTTTATCAGATTTAAAATCCGGGGATGAGGCAAAGATAGCTTATATAGTAACAAAATTTCATGGCCGACTTGACAGGCTCTCCTCTATGGGCTTATTACCTGGCGTCCAAATCCATCTACACCAGCGGCAACCGACTTATGTTATTCAAATGGGCGAGACGCAAATTGCCCTTGATACTGCCATTGCACGGGATATTTATGTGCGTCTTGTATAA